A genomic region of Procambarus clarkii isolate CNS0578487 chromosome 30, FALCON_Pclarkii_2.0, whole genome shotgun sequence contains the following coding sequences:
- the LOC123751241 gene encoding sialidase-like, protein MCRIPPLKSNGTTDSGVPSTPADSGVPSTPADSGVSSTPADSGVPSTPADSGVPSTPADSGVPSTPADSGVPSTPADSGVPSTPADSGVPSTPADSGVPSTPADSGVPSTPADSGVPSTPADSGVPSTPADSGVPSIPADTRRSRIIPSTHDDPRRSTTTLTTHDDPRRRPTAIYNDLGDPRRPTAKRDDPRRHKTTHDDIGRPTTTYDDLQRRPTTTHDDLRRATTTHDDLRRPTMTHDDQRRPTTTNDDPRRPMTTNDDQCRPMTTYVTNGDQRRPTTTHDDLQRPTTTNVNPRRPTTTYDD, encoded by the exons ACTCTGGTGTGCCCTCTACACCTGCAGACTCTGGTGTGCCCTCTACACCTGCAGACTCTGGTGTGTCCTCTACACCTGCAGACTCTGGTGTGCCCTCTACACCTGCAGACTCTGGTGTGCCCTCTACACCTGCAGACTCTGGTGTGCCCTCTACACCTGCAGACTCTGGTGTGCCCTCTACACCTGCAGACTCTGGTGTGCCCTCTACACCTGCAGACTCTGGTGTGCCCTCTACACCTGCAGACTCTGGTGTGCCCTCTACACCTGCAGACTCTGGTGTGCCCTCTACACCTGCAGACTCTGGTGTGCCCTCTACACCTGCAGACTCTGGTGTGCCCTCTACACCTGCAGACTCTGGTGTGCCCTCTATACCTGCAGACACTAGG CGGTCGCGCATAATCCCGTCGACCCACGACGACCCACGGCGATCCACAACGACCTTGACGACCCACGATGACCCACGACGACGACCCACGGCAATCTACAACGACCTCGGCGACCCACGACGACCCACGGCGAAGCGCGACGACCCACGACGACATAAGACAACCCACGACGACATAGGACGACCCACGACGACCTACGACGACCTGCAACGACGACCTACGACGACCCACGACGACCTACGACGAGCAACGACGACCCACGACGACCTACGACGACCAACGATGACCCACGACGACCAACGACGACCTACGACGACCAACGACGATCCACGACGACCCATGACGACCAACGACGACCAATGTCGACCCATGACGACCTACGTGACCAACGGTGACCAACgacgaccaacaacgacccacgaCGACCTACAACGTCCCACGACGACCAACGTTAACCCACGACGACCTACGACGACCTACGACGACTAA
- the LOC138369925 gene encoding uncharacterized protein, whose product MRSEGLGDLVVSARLQVDGASGSTHTRATHAGHTRGPHTRATHAGHTRGPHTRATITYNSCEALATISYNSCEALATISYNSCEALVTISYNSCEALVTITYSSCEALATISYNSCEALATITYNSCEALVTITYNSCEALATISYNSCEALVTITYNSCEALATITYNSCEALVTITYNSCEALVTITYNSCEALVTITYNSCEALVTISYSSCETLVTITYNSCEALVTITYNSCEALATITYNSCEALVTITYNSCEALVTITYNSCEALVTITYNSCEALVTISYNSCEALVTITYNSCEALVTITYNSCEALVTITYNSCEALATITYNSCEALVTITYNSCEALATISYSSCEALATISYNSCEALVTITYNSCEALVTITYNSCEALVTITYNSCEALVTITYNRSCHGDLTLDPRRRWRYTSNTTI is encoded by the coding sequence ATGAGGTCAGAAGGTCTTGGAGACTTGGTAGTCTCTGCCAGGTTACAGGTTGACGGCGCGTCGGGTTCCACACACACGCGGGCCACACACGCGGGCCACACACGCGGGCCACACACGCGGGCCACACACGCGGGCCACACACGCGGGCCGCACACGAGGGCCACCATCACCTACAACAGCTGTGAGGCCCTGGCCACCATCTCCTACAACAGCTGTGAGGCCCTGGCCACCATCTCCTACAACAGCTGTGAGGCCCTGGTCACCATCTCCTACAACAGCTGTGAGGCCCTGGTCACCATCACCTACAGCAGCTGTGAGGCCCTGGCCACCATCTCCTACAACAGCTGTGAGGCCCTGGCCACCATCACCTACAATAGCTGTGAGGCCCTGGTCACCATCACCTACAACAGCTGTGAGGCCCTGGCCACCATCTCCTACAACAGCTGTGAGGCCCTGGTCACCATCACCTACAACAGCTGTGAGGCCCTGGCCACCATCACCTACAACAGCTGTGAGGCCCTGGTCACCATCACCTACAACAGCTGTGAGGCCCTGGTCACCATCACCTACAACAGCTGTGAGGCCCTGGTCACCATCACCTACAACAGCTGTGAGGCCCTGGTCACCATCTCCTACAGCAGCTGTGAGACCCTGGTCACCATCACCTACAACAGCTGTGAGGCCCTGGTCACCATCACCTACAACAGCTGTGAGGCCCTGGCCACCATCACCTACAACAGCTGTGAGGCCCTGGTCACCATCACCTACAACAGCTGTGAGGCCCTGGTCACCATCACCTACAACAGCTGTGAGGCCCTGGTCACCATCACCTACAACAGCTGTGAGGCCCTGGTCACCATCTCCTACAACAGCTGTGAGGCCCTGGTCACCATCACCTACAACAGCTGTGAGGCCCTGGTCACCATCACCTACAACAGCTGTGAGGCCCTGGTCACCATCACCTACAACAGCTGTGAGGCCCTGGCCACCATCACCTACAACAGCTGTGAGGCCCTGGTCACCATCACCTACAACAGCTGTGAGGCCCTGGCCACCATCTCCTACAGCAGCTGTGAGGCCCTGGCCACCATCTCCTACAACAGCTGTGAGGCCCTGGTCACCATCACCTACAACAGCTGTGAGGCCCTGGTCACCATCACCTACAACAGCTGTGAGGCCCTGGTCACCATCACCTACAACAGCTGTGAGGCCCTGGTCACCATCACCTACAACAGATCATGCCATGGTGACCTCACCCTTGACCCAAGGAGACGGTGGAGAtatacctccaacaccaccatctAG